A single window of Jiangella alkaliphila DNA harbors:
- a CDS encoding ABC transporter ATP-binding protein, with protein sequence MTGTLSQTAAPETTIAVALDGVTRTYRSRAGDVHALRGVTHAFPRGSFTAVMGPSGSGKSTLLQVAAGLDRPTRGEVTVAGVALTGLGQTELTRVRRDSMGFVFQAYNLLDALTAYDNVALPARLAGRRVHRDAVIGALDQVGLDGLAKRRPPELSGGQQQRVAVARALHSRPDVLFADEPTGALDRGSGRQVLELLRRLTDDHGQTVVMVTHDPLAASFAHHVLFLADGQVVGRLHQADASRIAAAMNELER encoded by the coding sequence ATGACCGGAACCCTCTCGCAGACAGCCGCTCCCGAGACCACGATCGCGGTCGCCCTCGACGGCGTCACCCGCACCTATCGATCCCGTGCCGGCGACGTCCACGCTCTGCGCGGTGTCACCCATGCGTTCCCGCGTGGCAGCTTCACCGCCGTGATGGGACCGTCCGGCTCGGGCAAGTCCACCCTCCTCCAGGTCGCGGCCGGGCTCGACCGCCCGACCCGCGGCGAGGTCACCGTCGCCGGCGTCGCCTTGACGGGACTCGGCCAGACCGAGCTCACGCGGGTACGTCGCGACTCCATGGGCTTCGTCTTCCAGGCCTACAACCTGCTGGACGCCCTGACGGCGTACGACAACGTGGCGCTGCCGGCCCGTCTCGCCGGCCGGCGGGTGCACCGCGACGCGGTGATCGGTGCCCTCGATCAGGTGGGCCTCGACGGTCTCGCGAAGCGCCGGCCGCCCGAGCTGTCCGGCGGCCAGCAGCAGCGGGTCGCGGTGGCGAGAGCCCTGCACTCCAGGCCCGACGTGCTGTTCGCCGACGAACCCACGGGCGCGCTCGACCGCGGCTCCGGCCGCCAGGTGCTCGAGCTGCTGCGCAGGCTCACCGACGACCACGGGCAGACCGTCGTGATGGTCACCCACGACCCGCTCGCGGCGTCGTTCGCGCACCACGTGCTGTTCCTCGCCGACGGCCAGGTGGTCGGGCGGCTGCACCAGGCCGACGCCAGCCGCATCGCGGCCGCGATGAACGAGCTCGAACGATGA
- a CDS encoding FtsX-like permease family protein, protein MMLSLSRQTVRQNWRPFAGAFTALACGIVLIALTVSLLGSVAATASQPGATTADLAQLDELGAMFGFMAAVSLFMAMFVVSSTFGFVVATRRRELGLLRLVGATPRQVRRLVLGESAVVAVVATVAGCLAATALTPVVLALLRSRGITDLDLQSPSPWAAWAVAAPCGAGVALVGAWRASRRAARVPPVAALHEAAVERRRLSVWQWLIGLCCTAAVVGVLLVATRMEPLFALVTAILLPEVIVIGLMCFGGVLFPALAGLLARPFVGRDVAARLARDHVRTSSRTPAALAAPIVAISSIAGSMIVALSFTADWTTALNREQLAAPLVVEAGAAGVTDLLADDPAVAIADASPPVRLRLGADGETEDVEAVDVAAATTARGLHAVRGDLGDLRGQSLAVSETWVSDSGKDLGDTLPARIDGSDVALRIVAVVADAPDLYGDLLVPAGLVEQELRGLDPALIFVVPRDDVSVADARASIEQRLAGTSSRVLAGDTWIDQVDREARSANDVGLWVLLGPAGLYAGIAIVNAILIGASQRRRQVRVVQLLGATHRQVRRMALWEAGLVGAAALLVGAAVTAFLGWLIRRATTADVTDVGLTMPWLPLTAIAITCALLVVLGALTGGRAMSAGR, encoded by the coding sequence ATGATGCTCAGCCTGAGCCGGCAGACCGTCCGGCAGAACTGGCGGCCGTTCGCCGGCGCCTTCACCGCGCTCGCCTGCGGCATCGTGCTGATCGCGCTGACCGTGTCGCTCCTGGGTTCGGTCGCCGCCACGGCGTCACAGCCCGGCGCGACCACGGCCGACCTGGCCCAGCTGGACGAACTCGGGGCGATGTTCGGGTTCATGGCGGCGGTCTCGCTCTTCATGGCGATGTTCGTGGTCTCGAGCACGTTCGGCTTCGTGGTCGCCACCCGGCGCCGAGAGCTGGGGCTGCTGCGTCTCGTCGGGGCGACGCCCCGGCAGGTGCGCCGCCTCGTGCTCGGCGAGTCCGCGGTGGTGGCGGTGGTCGCGACGGTGGCCGGCTGTCTCGCGGCCACCGCCCTCACGCCGGTCGTCCTGGCGCTGCTCCGGTCCCGCGGTATCACCGACCTCGACCTGCAGTCCCCGTCGCCGTGGGCGGCGTGGGCCGTCGCGGCGCCCTGCGGCGCAGGTGTCGCTCTGGTGGGTGCCTGGCGCGCGTCCCGGCGTGCGGCGCGGGTGCCACCCGTCGCCGCCCTCCACGAGGCGGCCGTCGAGCGGCGGCGGCTCAGCGTGTGGCAGTGGCTCATCGGCCTGTGCTGCACAGCCGCGGTGGTGGGCGTCCTGCTGGTCGCCACCCGGATGGAGCCGCTCTTCGCGCTGGTCACGGCCATCCTGCTGCCTGAGGTGATCGTCATCGGCCTCATGTGCTTCGGCGGCGTGCTGTTCCCGGCCCTGGCCGGCCTGCTCGCCCGGCCGTTCGTCGGCCGCGACGTCGCCGCCCGGCTCGCGCGCGACCACGTCCGCACCTCGTCGCGGACCCCCGCGGCGCTGGCGGCTCCGATCGTGGCCATCTCGTCGATCGCGGGGTCGATGATCGTCGCGCTGAGCTTCACCGCCGACTGGACGACGGCCCTGAATCGCGAGCAGCTCGCCGCGCCCCTGGTCGTCGAGGCCGGCGCGGCCGGCGTCACCGACCTGCTCGCCGACGACCCGGCCGTCGCGATCGCCGACGCCAGCCCGCCGGTGCGGCTGCGGCTCGGCGCCGACGGCGAGACCGAGGACGTCGAGGCCGTGGACGTCGCCGCCGCCACGACCGCCCGCGGGCTGCACGCCGTCCGCGGCGACCTCGGCGACCTGCGGGGCCAGTCCCTCGCAGTGTCGGAGACCTGGGTCAGCGACTCGGGCAAGGACCTCGGCGACACGCTCCCGGCACGGATCGACGGCAGCGACGTGGCGCTGCGGATCGTCGCCGTGGTCGCCGACGCGCCCGACCTGTACGGCGACCTGCTCGTGCCCGCCGGCCTCGTCGAGCAGGAGCTGCGAGGGCTGGACCCCGCGCTGATCTTCGTGGTGCCCCGCGACGACGTCTCGGTCGCCGACGCGCGAGCGTCCATCGAACAGCGCCTCGCCGGTACGTCCAGCCGGGTCCTGGCCGGCGACACGTGGATCGACCAGGTGGACCGCGAGGCCCGGTCGGCCAACGACGTCGGCCTCTGGGTGCTGCTCGGGCCGGCCGGCCTCTACGCCGGCATCGCGATCGTCAACGCGATCCTGATCGGCGCCTCGCAGCGGCGCCGCCAGGTTCGGGTCGTCCAGCTGCTCGGCGCGACTCACCGGCAGGTGCGGCGGATGGCGCTCTGGGAGGCCGGCCTGGTCGGCGCCGCCGCGCTCCTCGTGGGCGCCG